One region of Pseudoalteromonas piscicida genomic DNA includes:
- a CDS encoding GNAT family N-acetyltransferase, which yields MRIRPATIDDLTTLLDLEQRVIEAERPYNPTIKSQDAKYYDLEKLLTCSNTLVVVGEVSEQIVATGYVQIRASKQQLQHTQHGYLGFMYVTPEHRGKGLNQEIMEHLIAWCKTHNVNDFYLDVYSSNAAAIRAYEKAGFTPCLLEMKLHL from the coding sequence ATGAGAATTAGACCGGCCACTATCGACGACCTAACCACGCTTCTAGACTTAGAACAGCGAGTGATTGAAGCGGAGCGACCCTATAACCCAACAATCAAATCACAAGACGCCAAATACTATGATCTTGAAAAATTACTCACCTGTTCAAATACGTTAGTGGTTGTCGGTGAAGTGTCAGAGCAAATAGTGGCTACAGGATATGTGCAGATAAGAGCATCTAAACAGCAGTTACAGCATACGCAGCATGGTTATCTTGGTTTTATGTATGTAACACCAGAGCATCGTGGTAAAGGTTTGAATCAAGAGATCATGGAGCACTTAATCGCTTGGTGTAAAACCCATAACGTCAACGACTTTTACCTTGACGTATACAGTAGTAACGCCGCTGCAATTCGTGCTTATGAAAAAGCGGGATTTACACCTTGCCTGCTTGAAATGAAGCTACACCTCTAG
- a CDS encoding YncE family protein encodes MVLKGKLLAVAISAILLSACGGTEHTIVKVDPPAQDNGNDDDGHDDHDHGDAITDANGRLLVTSAESNVVNVYSTADKSLLDSIGVTHYPKYVYSSENHRFAVLVQRDQGLVEFIDGGLYEEEHGDHHHTHEEAPALASFHLESVKPTHVTVGESGIAVFSDGDKDSQQNASAAMFTEAHISGEQSEVAALHYDTYMHGAAQARGEFLISTIRDPQTETSLPSQIGLYHAHGDHFHQEQVFNVSCPALHGSAQNEEAVAFGCGDGVALITQQGESFSAVKLANPDYFAEGQRIGTLKGHHDAEQFIASAGNDVLMVDPEHGHIEKLEWQVSDNYRIASFGFSFAGEHVVVMDTAGKLSIFAGHDHDGEHHFEAAGEVQVSDADLTTMPEGHGFQITFSHSEQAVYVSDPIAKQIKKFDLEEAKLVDTFELDYVPEKLVWLGIAAEEAHEH; translated from the coding sequence CCATTTCCGCAATTCTTCTTTCTGCATGTGGTGGTACTGAACACACAATCGTAAAAGTAGACCCGCCAGCACAAGATAATGGCAATGATGACGATGGTCATGATGATCACGATCATGGAGATGCGATCACAGACGCAAATGGTCGCCTATTAGTCACTAGCGCAGAAAGTAACGTTGTGAATGTGTACTCAACGGCGGATAAATCGCTTCTCGACTCGATTGGCGTTACACACTATCCGAAATATGTATATAGCTCTGAAAATCACCGCTTTGCTGTCTTGGTACAACGTGACCAAGGTTTAGTAGAATTTATTGATGGTGGTTTATATGAAGAGGAGCATGGCGACCATCACCATACTCATGAAGAGGCGCCTGCACTTGCTTCGTTTCATTTAGAATCAGTGAAGCCAACACACGTTACAGTGGGTGAGTCTGGTATTGCCGTATTCTCAGATGGCGACAAAGACAGCCAACAGAATGCCAGTGCTGCAATGTTCACTGAAGCGCATATTAGCGGCGAGCAAAGCGAAGTCGCTGCGTTACATTACGACACATACATGCACGGTGCGGCGCAAGCTCGAGGCGAATTTCTAATTAGCACGATCAGAGATCCTCAAACCGAAACCTCTCTACCTTCGCAAATTGGTTTATATCATGCGCATGGTGATCATTTTCATCAAGAGCAGGTATTTAACGTAAGCTGTCCAGCACTTCACGGCAGTGCACAAAATGAAGAAGCAGTGGCATTTGGTTGCGGTGATGGTGTTGCGCTTATCACTCAGCAAGGCGAAAGCTTTAGTGCAGTAAAACTAGCCAATCCAGATTACTTTGCTGAAGGGCAGCGAATTGGCACCCTTAAAGGCCACCATGATGCAGAGCAGTTTATCGCATCAGCAGGTAATGATGTGCTGATGGTTGATCCAGAGCATGGCCATATAGAGAAGCTTGAATGGCAAGTAAGTGATAACTATCGCATTGCGAGCTTTGGATTTAGCTTTGCGGGTGAGCATGTTGTGGTGATGGATACCGCAGGTAAGCTCAGCATTTTTGCCGGTCATGATCATGATGGCGAGCACCATTTTGAAGCCGCAGGAGAAGTACAAGTTAGTGATGCTGATTTAACTACGATGCCAGAAGGTCACGGCTTCCAAATTACATTTTCTCATTCAGAGCAAGCGGTATATGTGAGCGACCCAATCGCAAAACAAATTAAAAAGTTTGATTTAGAAGAAGCCAAACTGGTAGACACGTTTGAACTAGATTACGTACCAGAAAAACTAGTATGGCTTGGTATTGCAGCGGAGGAAGCCCACGAGCATTAA